In a genomic window of Nocardia fluminea:
- a CDS encoding heavy metal translocating P-type ATPase, with protein sequence MPDPQDQPASATTVLHVGGQLRASSHGRLTNGLRHRPGVIAVDPNPVAQTATVTYDPTRTSVADLRTWVRECGYHCAGRSVPTHVCDLTSEPITHPGPATHGAASTAESTDSVIAPAPSRAASDAVAHDQPHAAHGGGHTHGGHASMSMDDMARDMRNRFLVALVFSTLVMLWSPMATHMLGLHLPTPFGMRADIWMLLLSLPVIFYSSTIFFTGAWSALQAHTLDMMVLVSVGIGTGWLYSLFVTFTGGGEVFYEAATMLATFVLLGHWFEMRARSGAGDAVTSLLDLSPPQAVVLRDGQEVRVPTAEVRVGEVLLVRPGAKIAVDGTVLDGSSEVDESMVTGESLPVRKQPGSAVIGATINTTGSLRVRATKVGSDTALAQIVELVQQAQNSKAPGQRLADRAAFWLTLVALVGSLTTLAVWLLVGASLSTALLYAITVVVVTCPDALGLATPTAIMVGTGLGAERGVLFKNATALEDAARIDVVVMDKTGTLTTGAPEVTDVITAPGTDSGRVLALAAAVELESEHPLAEAIVDYAKAHGVPTFSATDFENVAGRGARATVDGQYVIVGNRGLLDADHIELGELAKHRDELAASGHTAVLVAVDGHAQAVIALADAPRPNSADAVRALHELGVGVVMLTGDNTGTAERIAHDLGIDTVIADVLPEDKADRIADLQRTGKKVAMVGDGVNDAPALARADLGIAIGAGTDVAIQTADVVLMRSDPYAVSTALRIGRGTVHKEHQNLGWAVGYNGLALPIAAGVFAPWGLTMRPEIAAMAMSGSSLIVALNALHLKRLLLPATPQRR encoded by the coding sequence ATGCCCGACCCGCAGGATCAACCGGCCTCCGCCACGACCGTCCTGCACGTAGGCGGGCAACTGCGCGCCAGCTCGCACGGGAGACTCACCAACGGGCTGCGCCACCGCCCCGGTGTCATCGCTGTCGACCCGAACCCGGTCGCCCAAACCGCCACCGTCACCTACGATCCCACCCGAACATCGGTCGCCGACCTGCGTACCTGGGTCCGCGAGTGTGGCTACCACTGCGCGGGACGCTCCGTCCCGACCCATGTCTGCGACCTGACGAGCGAGCCGATTACCCACCCTGGGCCCGCCACGCACGGTGCCGCATCCACCGCCGAATCCACCGATTCCGTAATCGCCCCTGCGCCATCGCGTGCTGCGAGCGATGCGGTGGCACACGATCAGCCGCACGCCGCGCACGGTGGTGGGCACACGCACGGCGGACACGCGTCGATGTCGATGGACGACATGGCCCGCGACATGCGCAACCGGTTCCTCGTCGCGCTGGTCTTCTCCACCCTGGTCATGCTCTGGTCGCCGATGGCCACCCACATGCTCGGTCTGCATCTGCCCACCCCCTTCGGGATGCGCGCCGACATCTGGATGTTGTTGCTGAGTTTGCCGGTGATCTTCTACTCCTCGACGATCTTCTTCACCGGGGCGTGGTCGGCGTTGCAGGCCCACACCCTCGACATGATGGTGCTGGTCTCGGTGGGGATCGGGACGGGATGGCTGTATTCGCTGTTCGTGACGTTCACCGGCGGCGGTGAGGTGTTCTACGAGGCCGCCACGATGCTGGCGACGTTCGTGCTGCTGGGCCACTGGTTCGAGATGCGGGCGCGCAGCGGGGCGGGCGACGCGGTGACGAGCCTGCTGGATCTCTCACCGCCGCAAGCTGTTGTGCTGCGCGACGGTCAGGAAGTGCGGGTGCCGACCGCCGAGGTGCGAGTCGGGGAGGTGCTGCTGGTGCGGCCCGGGGCGAAGATCGCCGTCGACGGCACCGTGCTGGACGGGTCGAGTGAGGTCGACGAGTCGATGGTGACCGGTGAGAGCTTGCCGGTGCGCAAGCAGCCGGGATCGGCGGTGATCGGCGCGACCATCAACACCACCGGCAGTCTGCGGGTGCGGGCCACGAAAGTCGGATCCGACACCGCGCTGGCCCAGATCGTCGAATTGGTGCAGCAGGCCCAGAATTCGAAGGCCCCGGGGCAGCGGCTGGCCGATCGGGCCGCGTTCTGGCTCACCTTGGTCGCCCTGGTGGGCAGCCTGACCACGCTGGCGGTGTGGTTGCTGGTCGGGGCGTCGCTGAGTACGGCGCTGCTGTACGCGATCACCGTGGTGGTGGTGACCTGTCCGGACGCGCTCGGTCTGGCGACGCCGACCGCGATCATGGTCGGCACCGGTCTGGGCGCCGAACGGGGTGTGCTGTTCAAGAACGCGACGGCACTGGAGGACGCGGCCCGCATCGACGTGGTGGTGATGGACAAGACCGGTACCCTCACCACGGGCGCACCCGAGGTCACCGACGTGATCACCGCGCCCGGCACGGACAGCGGCCGGGTGCTGGCACTGGCCGCGGCGGTGGAACTCGAATCCGAGCATCCCCTCGCCGAGGCCATCGTCGACTACGCGAAAGCCCATGGTGTGCCGACCTTTTCGGCGACCGATTTCGAGAATGTGGCCGGTCGCGGCGCGAGGGCCACCGTCGACGGGCAGTACGTGATCGTGGGCAATCGCGGGCTGCTCGACGCCGACCACATCGAGCTGGGCGAATTGGCGAAACACCGTGACGAACTGGCCGCCTCGGGCCACACCGCGGTCCTGGTCGCCGTCGACGGTCACGCGCAGGCGGTGATCGCCCTGGCCGACGCGCCGCGCCCCAACTCCGCCGACGCGGTGCGCGCGCTGCACGAGCTCGGGGTCGGCGTGGTCATGCTGACCGGTGACAACACCGGCACCGCCGAACGCATCGCCCACGACCTCGGCATCGACACCGTGATCGCCGATGTGCTGCCCGAGGACAAGGCCGACCGGATCGCCGATCTGCAACGCACCGGCAAGAAGGTCGCGATGGTCGGCGACGGTGTGAACGACGCACCCGCCCTGGCCCGCGCCGACCTCGGCATCGCCATCGGCGCGGGCACCGACGTGGCCATCCAAACCGCCGACGTGGTCCTCATGCGCTCGGACCCGTACGCGGTGTCGACAGCCCTGCGCATCGGCCGCGGCACCGTCCACAAAGAACACCAGAACCTCGGTTGGGCAGTCGGTTACAACGGCCTCGCCCTGCCCATCGCGGCCGGTGTCTTCGCCCCGTGGGGACTGACCATGCGCCCGGAGATCGCCGCGATGGCAATGTCGGGATCGAGCCTCATCGTCGCCCTCAATGCCCTGCACCTCAAACGCCTCTTGCTGCCCGCCACACCCCAGCGCCGATGA
- a CDS encoding dihydrofolate reductase family protein: MRKLIYGFGVSLDGYVNDRDGNIDWTDPDDELHQYHNDRFGGLEIALNGRRLYELMAEYWPHVPEDAPPIQREFGELWTSTPKVVFSRTLTEVHWNSTLVSENAVDEVRKLKAGGDGVMEVGGASLASALMPHGLIDEYQVFVSPIVLGGGTPMFPALDQRIKLRLAETRRFETAVLLRYLVD; this comes from the coding sequence ATGAGGAAACTGATCTACGGATTCGGCGTGTCCCTGGATGGTTACGTCAACGACCGCGACGGCAACATCGACTGGACCGACCCCGACGACGAGTTGCACCAGTACCACAACGACAGATTCGGCGGACTCGAGATCGCGTTGAACGGACGCCGGCTCTACGAGCTGATGGCCGAGTACTGGCCACACGTGCCCGAGGACGCACCGCCCATCCAGCGCGAGTTCGGCGAACTCTGGACCAGCACACCCAAGGTCGTGTTCTCCCGCACGCTCACCGAGGTCCACTGGAACAGCACCCTGGTCAGCGAGAACGCCGTCGACGAGGTCCGCAAGCTCAAGGCCGGTGGCGACGGGGTCATGGAGGTCGGTGGTGCGAGCCTGGCGTCGGCGCTGATGCCACACGGGCTCATCGACGAGTACCAGGTGTTCGTTTCGCCGATCGTGCTCGGCGGTGGTACACCGATGTTCCCGGCACTGGACCAGCGGATCAAGCTGCGATTGGCCGAGACGCGGCGCTTCGAAACGGCGGTGCTGCTGCGCTATCTCGTCGACTGA
- a CDS encoding undecaprenyl-diphosphate phosphatase, whose amino-acid sequence MGESMTWFQALVLGLVQGLTEFLPISSSAHLRIVSGVFFGDDAGASFTAVTQLGTEAAVLVYFAKDIWRILVAWFTTLGMRWRERSQREVAVGDRVTTKLPVMDRSARDAHERDTQRELDYRIGWYVIIATIPIGVLGYLFKDEIRTGARNLWLVSFMLIAFALVIAAGEYFGKKERPIEQLTTRDGILMGLAQCLALIPGVSRSGATSTAGLFLGLKREAAVRFSFLLAIPAVTASGLFSLPDAFEPAGEGLNASGPQLLVATIVAFVVGYASVAWLLKFVGKHSFYWFVGYRIILGVTMLGLLAAGVVAAT is encoded by the coding sequence TTGGGCGAGTCGATGACCTGGTTCCAGGCATTGGTACTCGGATTGGTGCAGGGGCTCACCGAGTTCCTGCCGATCTCGTCCTCGGCGCACCTGCGCATCGTGTCGGGCGTGTTCTTCGGCGACGACGCGGGCGCGTCGTTCACCGCGGTCACCCAGCTCGGCACCGAGGCAGCGGTGCTGGTGTACTTCGCCAAGGACATCTGGCGCATCCTCGTCGCCTGGTTCACCACGCTCGGAATGCGCTGGCGCGAACGATCCCAGCGCGAGGTCGCGGTGGGCGACCGGGTCACCACGAAGCTGCCGGTGATGGACCGCAGTGCCCGCGATGCGCACGAACGCGACACCCAGCGCGAACTGGACTACCGCATCGGCTGGTACGTGATCATCGCCACCATCCCGATCGGGGTGCTGGGATACCTGTTCAAGGACGAGATCCGCACCGGTGCCCGCAATCTGTGGCTGGTCTCGTTCATGCTGATCGCGTTCGCGCTGGTGATCGCCGCGGGTGAGTACTTCGGCAAGAAAGAACGTCCGATCGAACAGCTCACGACCCGCGACGGCATCCTCATGGGCCTGGCGCAATGCCTCGCGCTGATTCCCGGCGTGTCCCGCTCCGGCGCCACCTCGACCGCGGGCCTGTTCCTCGGCCTGAAGCGAGAAGCGGCCGTGCGGTTCTCGTTCCTGCTGGCCATCCCCGCGGTGACCGCATCGGGCCTGTTCAGCCTGCCCGACGCGTTCGAACCGGCCGGTGAGGGCCTCAATGCCAGTGGGCCGCAGCTGCTCGTGGCCACGATCGTGGCCTTCGTCGTCGGCTACGCCTCGGTGGCCTGGCTGCTGAAGTTCGTCGGCAAGCATTCGTTCTACTGGTTCGTCGGCTACCGGATCATCCTCGGCGTCACGATGTTGGGCCTGCTGGCCGCCGGCGTCGTCGCCGCGACCTGA
- the mshC gene encoding cysteine--1-D-myo-inosityl 2-amino-2-deoxy-alpha-D-glucopyranoside ligase, whose translation MQSWSDIALPTVPGTGPPLRLYDTADRVIRPVTPGETAKMYVCGITPYDATHLGHAATYLTFDLVNRIWRDAGHDVHYVQNVTDVDDPLFERADRDGIDWRDLGSREIALFREDMAALQVLPPRHYIGAIESVEEVVELVQKLLTAGAAYIVDDAEFPDIYFRTDATEQFGYESGYDRDTMETLFAERGGDPDRAGKRDTIDALLWRAERPGEPSWEAPFGAGRPGWHIECAAIALNRIGAEFDIQGGGSDLMYPHHEYSAAHAEAITGARRFARHYVHAGLIGLDGEKMSKSRGNLVLVSKLRRAGVDPAAIRLGLLAGHYRADRMWTDEVLTAAQRRLDRWREAVSLTSGPSATDTVARLRQHLADDLDTPKALDAIDNWAEQAIAYGGTDTEAPTLVRTAVEALLGVSL comes from the coding sequence ATGCAGTCCTGGTCCGATATCGCCCTGCCGACAGTCCCCGGAACAGGGCCGCCGTTGCGTTTGTACGACACCGCCGACCGGGTGATCCGCCCGGTCACCCCCGGCGAGACCGCGAAGATGTACGTCTGCGGCATCACGCCCTATGACGCCACCCACCTCGGTCACGCCGCCACCTACCTGACCTTCGACCTGGTCAACCGGATCTGGCGCGACGCGGGCCACGACGTGCACTACGTGCAGAACGTCACCGACGTCGACGACCCGCTGTTCGAGCGTGCCGACCGCGACGGCATCGACTGGCGCGATCTCGGCAGTCGCGAGATCGCGCTGTTCCGTGAGGACATGGCCGCGCTGCAGGTGCTGCCCCCGCGTCACTACATCGGCGCCATCGAGTCGGTGGAGGAGGTCGTGGAGCTGGTGCAGAAGCTGCTCACCGCCGGTGCCGCCTACATCGTCGACGATGCCGAATTCCCCGACATCTACTTCCGCACCGACGCCACCGAGCAGTTCGGCTACGAGTCCGGCTACGACCGCGACACCATGGAGACGCTGTTCGCCGAACGGGGCGGCGACCCGGACCGGGCAGGCAAACGCGACACCATCGACGCCCTGCTCTGGCGGGCCGAACGTCCCGGCGAACCGTCCTGGGAAGCGCCCTTCGGCGCGGGCAGGCCCGGCTGGCACATCGAGTGTGCGGCGATCGCGCTCAACCGCATCGGCGCCGAGTTCGACATCCAGGGCGGCGGCTCGGACCTGATGTACCCCCACCACGAGTACTCCGCCGCGCACGCCGAGGCGATCACCGGTGCCCGGCGCTTCGCCCGCCACTACGTCCACGCCGGTCTGATCGGCCTGGACGGCGAGAAGATGTCGAAGTCCCGGGGCAACCTCGTGCTCGTGTCGAAACTGCGCCGCGCCGGTGTCGACCCCGCCGCGATCCGCCTCGGCCTGCTCGCCGGTCACTACCGCGCCGATCGCATGTGGACCGACGAAGTGCTCACCGCCGCCCAGCGCCGCCTCGACCGCTGGCGCGAAGCCGTATCGCTGACCTCGGGCCCCTCGGCCACCGACACCGTCGCCCGGTTGCGTCAGCACCTGGCCGACGATCTCGACACCCCGAAGGCCCTCGACGCGATCGACAACTGGGCCGAACAGGCCATCGCCTACGGCGGCACCGACACCGAAGCCCCCACCCTGGTCCGCACCGCTGTCGAGGCACTGCTGGGCGTCAGCCTCTGA
- a CDS encoding alpha/beta fold hydrolase, which produces MIYKSDEGRRLVEQRYREHLDAWPVPREELRIETGVGETFVVASGPVHAPPLVVLHGSGANASTWRADIADWSRSFRVFAVDLPGEPGFSTPTRLALDSDATATWLDEVLDGLGLHTVALVGMSLGGWTALDYVLRRPARVTTAVLLCPGGLGKHRYGWLVKAIGLRMIGRHSVRDMARTALGLEGAQADPIIDDIELTFTHFSPRPGKLPVFRDEQLREVDIPVLVIAGERDALFDSARTAQRAGALRRGEVRLLPGAGHALLNQTAAVREFVLSHTG; this is translated from the coding sequence ATGATCTACAAATCCGACGAAGGCCGACGACTCGTCGAACAGCGCTACCGCGAGCACCTCGACGCGTGGCCGGTTCCGCGAGAGGAACTGCGGATCGAGACCGGCGTCGGCGAAACGTTCGTCGTGGCCTCAGGGCCGGTGCACGCACCGCCGCTGGTCGTCCTGCACGGGTCGGGGGCCAACGCGAGTACCTGGCGGGCCGACATCGCGGACTGGTCGAGAAGTTTCCGCGTCTTCGCCGTAGATCTACCCGGCGAACCGGGATTCAGCACTCCCACCCGGCTGGCGCTGGACAGTGACGCGACCGCGACCTGGCTCGACGAGGTCCTCGACGGTCTCGGCCTCCACACGGTCGCACTGGTGGGCATGTCACTGGGCGGGTGGACCGCACTCGATTACGTCCTGCGCAGACCCGCACGGGTCACGACGGCGGTCCTGCTGTGCCCGGGTGGGCTGGGCAAGCATCGCTACGGCTGGCTCGTGAAGGCGATCGGCCTGCGGATGATCGGTAGGCACAGCGTGCGCGACATGGCGCGCACAGCGCTCGGCTTGGAGGGGGCGCAAGCGGATCCGATCATCGACGACATCGAACTGACGTTCACGCATTTCTCGCCGCGCCCCGGAAAACTGCCCGTTTTCCGCGACGAACAACTACGCGAAGTGGACATCCCGGTCCTGGTAATCGCCGGCGAACGCGACGCTCTGTTCGACTCCGCACGCACCGCGCAACGCGCGGGCGCCTTGCGTCGCGGCGAGGTACGGCTACTGCCCGGAGCCGGGCACGCACTTCTGAATCAGACTGCCGCGGTACGCGAATTCGTGCTCTCACACACAGGATGA
- a CDS encoding helix-turn-helix domain-containing protein — MTERLYSVEQVAELLGLHVRTVRSYVRDGKLPAARIGKQYRITHEDLETFTGLPITTPHTAPARHAESSCIVEIDDIDRATVDRITTLLTATAGTRGGGPRMRVETSYDPARHRLKVILLGSLADSSRLLDYLDGILHS; from the coding sequence ATGACAGAGCGTCTCTATTCGGTGGAGCAGGTCGCCGAACTTCTCGGACTGCATGTCCGCACCGTGCGCAGCTACGTGCGCGACGGCAAACTCCCCGCCGCCCGGATCGGCAAGCAGTACCGCATCACCCACGAAGACCTCGAGACGTTCACCGGACTGCCGATCACCACCCCGCACACAGCGCCGGCCCGGCATGCCGAGTCCTCGTGCATCGTCGAGATCGACGACATCGACCGCGCCACCGTCGACCGGATCACCACTCTGCTCACCGCCACCGCCGGAACGCGCGGCGGCGGTCCGCGGATGCGCGTGGAAACCAGCTACGACCCGGCCCGGCACCGCCTCAAAGTGATCCTGCTCGGCAGTCTCGCCGACAGTTCCCGCCTGCTCGACTATCTGGACGGAATCCTGCACTCATGA
- a CDS encoding SCO1664 family protein, whose product MPVLTEGDLDIVGRIGVASNLTLVCEIAAPEPDGAPLRVVYKPVRGERPLWDFPDGTLAGREVASYLISEHLGWGVIPETVLRDGPLGPGMVQRWVTSVDNRTDARQRLDLVDLCTPGTVPEGFCEVLRALDEQGNEVSLIHADDPRLQRMAVLDLLLNNADRKGGHALEGVDGQVYGVDHGICLHTEPKLRTVLWGWAGRPVHESLIPDITAFAANLPGAVADSLATHITDAEITALTERAKALLDDPVMPIPNSSRPIPWPAF is encoded by the coding sequence GTGCCGGTGCTCACCGAAGGTGACCTCGACATCGTCGGCCGGATCGGCGTCGCCAGCAACCTCACGCTGGTGTGTGAGATCGCCGCGCCCGAACCCGACGGCGCCCCGCTGCGGGTGGTGTACAAGCCGGTGCGTGGTGAACGACCGCTGTGGGACTTTCCCGACGGCACCCTCGCGGGCCGCGAAGTCGCGTCGTATCTGATCTCCGAACATCTCGGCTGGGGTGTGATCCCGGAAACTGTGCTGCGCGACGGGCCGTTGGGTCCGGGCATGGTGCAGCGCTGGGTCACCTCGGTCGACAACCGCACCGACGCCCGTCAGCGCCTGGACCTGGTCGATCTGTGCACGCCGGGCACCGTGCCCGAGGGATTCTGCGAAGTGTTGCGCGCGCTCGACGAGCAGGGCAACGAGGTCTCGCTCATCCACGCCGACGATCCGCGCCTGCAACGGATGGCGGTGCTGGATCTGTTGCTCAACAACGCCGATCGCAAGGGCGGGCACGCGCTGGAAGGCGTCGACGGGCAGGTCTACGGCGTCGACCACGGTATCTGTCTGCACACCGAACCGAAACTGCGCACTGTGCTGTGGGGGTGGGCGGGGCGACCGGTGCACGAGTCGCTGATCCCCGACATCACCGCCTTCGCCGCGAATCTGCCCGGCGCCGTTGCCGATTCGCTGGCCACCCACATCACCGACGCCGAGATCACCGCGCTGACCGAACGCGCGAAGGCGTTGCTCGACGACCCGGTGATGCCGATCCCCAACTCCTCGCGCCCGATCCCCTGGCCTGCTTTCTGA
- a CDS encoding histidine phosphatase family protein, giving the protein MTVILLRHGVSTSNTARTLAGRAPGVELTERGTEQAAAVADRLAMLPIEHIASSPLLRCQRTVAPLAEKLGLEPEHDERLIEVDYGDWTGRPIAELITEPLWRVVQGHASGAVFPGGEGLAQVQQRAVAAIRDIERTLAEKAGRDVLWVACAHGDVIKSILADALGLHLDSFQRIAVEPASISVVRYSPHGPSVWKFNDTGADLSALAAAAPATPTPGGEVPTATNADNGNAGHRDSP; this is encoded by the coding sequence ATGACGGTGATCCTGCTCCGGCACGGAGTGTCCACCTCCAACACCGCGCGTACCCTCGCGGGCCGCGCCCCCGGCGTCGAACTCACCGAGCGCGGCACCGAACAGGCCGCCGCGGTGGCCGACCGGCTCGCGATGCTGCCGATCGAGCACATCGCCAGCTCGCCGCTGCTGCGCTGTCAGCGCACCGTGGCGCCATTGGCCGAGAAGCTCGGTCTCGAACCCGAGCACGACGAACGCCTCATCGAGGTCGACTACGGCGACTGGACCGGGCGCCCGATCGCCGAGCTGATCACCGAACCGCTGTGGCGGGTCGTGCAGGGGCACGCCTCGGGTGCGGTGTTCCCCGGTGGGGAGGGGCTGGCCCAGGTCCAGCAGCGCGCGGTGGCCGCGATCCGCGATATCGAACGCACCCTGGCCGAGAAGGCGGGCCGGGATGTGTTGTGGGTCGCGTGCGCGCACGGCGATGTCATCAAATCGATCCTGGCCGACGCCCTCGGTCTGCACCTGGACAGCTTCCAGCGGATCGCGGTGGAACCTGCGTCGATCAGCGTCGTCCGCTACAGCCCGCACGGGCCGTCGGTATGGAAGTTCAACGACACCGGCGCCGATCTCTCCGCGCTGGCCGCGGCCGCACCGGCGACACCGACACCCGGTGGAGAGGTGCCCACGGCAACAAACGCGGATAATGGGAATGCGGGGCACCGCGATTCTCCTTAG
- a CDS encoding universal stress protein encodes MGCYQRIVVGTNGSEAARTAVAVAGEFAVRLDVPVTAVSVWRDAGRKSGTDAEWAEDNTRTAAEALLGIGVSEVVRTELDGPPGALLIETAEREPETLLVIGGGSLGSSKARLLGSTANHVSHHSQTDVVFTNKIPKRWTTIGLTTDGSASSLTAVRRGYELALALGARPFLVTSAKTDDDGADILIDVEGQITVEDPELFGRDILTGVPPAEAICNSAWKYDLVVIGNRGMSGPARLLGSVANKVTHDIDTNLLLVNTTH; translated from the coding sequence ATGGGGTGCTATCAGCGCATCGTCGTGGGAACCAACGGCTCGGAGGCCGCGCGGACGGCGGTAGCGGTGGCGGGGGAGTTCGCGGTCCGCCTCGATGTCCCGGTCACCGCGGTGAGCGTGTGGCGGGACGCGGGGCGCAAATCGGGCACCGATGCCGAATGGGCCGAAGACAACACGCGGACGGCCGCCGAGGCCCTGCTCGGAATCGGTGTGAGCGAGGTCGTTCGCACCGAACTCGACGGTCCGCCGGGCGCGTTGCTGATCGAGACCGCCGAACGCGAACCCGAGACCTTGCTCGTGATCGGGGGCGGCAGCCTGGGCAGTTCGAAGGCTCGGCTGCTCGGCTCGACAGCCAATCACGTCTCCCACCACAGCCAGACCGATGTCGTGTTCACCAACAAGATCCCCAAACGCTGGACCACCATTGGGCTCACCACCGACGGATCGGCGAGTTCGCTGACCGCGGTCCGTCGCGGCTACGAGCTCGCTCTGGCCCTGGGTGCGCGCCCGTTTCTGGTGACCTCCGCCAAGACCGACGACGACGGCGCCGACATCCTGATCGACGTCGAAGGCCAGATCACGGTCGAGGACCCGGAATTGTTCGGCCGCGACATCCTCACCGGGGTCCCGCCGGCGGAAGCGATCTGCAACTCGGCCTGGAAATACGACCTCGTCGTGATCGGCAACCGTGGAATGAGCGGTCCCGCACGTCTTCTGGGCTCGGTGGCCAACAAGGTGACCCACGACATCGACACCAACCTTCTGCTGGTCAACACCACGCACTGA
- a CDS encoding DUF3090 domain-containing protein: MSRAIHVFRTPDRFVAGTVGEPGDRSFYLQAVQEPLVVSVLLEKQQVKVLADRMGLLLDEVARRFGAEVPPEGEDVRDVAPLVTPIDTEFRVGTMGLGWDSDANAVVVELLAITETEVDESVVLDDTDEGPDAVRVFLTPIQAREFALRSARVIAAGRPPCPLCGEPLSSRGHMCVRTNGYKRGEIFGAAELEEE; the protein is encoded by the coding sequence GTGTCACGCGCAATCCATGTATTTCGCACCCCCGATCGTTTCGTCGCCGGGACCGTCGGTGAACCGGGCGATCGTTCGTTCTACCTGCAAGCCGTGCAGGAGCCGCTGGTGGTGAGTGTGCTGCTCGAGAAGCAGCAGGTGAAGGTGCTCGCCGACCGGATGGGTCTGCTGCTCGACGAGGTAGCGCGCCGCTTCGGCGCCGAGGTGCCACCCGAAGGGGAGGACGTGCGAGATGTCGCGCCACTGGTCACCCCCATCGACACCGAATTCCGGGTCGGCACCATGGGTCTGGGCTGGGACTCCGACGCCAACGCCGTGGTGGTCGAGTTGCTCGCGATCACCGAGACCGAGGTCGACGAATCGGTGGTGCTCGACGACACCGACGAAGGCCCCGACGCGGTGCGGGTGTTCCTGACCCCCATTCAGGCGCGCGAGTTCGCGTTGCGGTCGGCGCGGGTGATCGCGGCAGGGCGCCCACCGTGCCCGCTGTGCGGGGAGCCGCTGTCCTCGCGGGGGCACATGTGTGTGCGCACCAACGGGTACAAGCGCGGCGAGATCTTCGGCGCTGCCGAGCTCGAAGAGGAGTGA
- a CDS encoding alanine--tRNA ligase-related protein: protein MITTVQTVQTFLDYFRERGHHLTPGGSLIPPPGDPVLFTSSGMHPLTPYLMGRPHPQGRRLTGSQRCLRTTDLDEVGDDTHLTVFEMLGTWSLGDYSGPQSLRWGLELLRDGFGIDPGRMHVTVFGGDDHVRPDHESWRTWDELGLPVEPTVEENWWSNGPTGLCGPDSEIFVWTGPDMPQGTPMTDDRWVEVWNHVMMRYLRHPDGSLEPMPRPCVDTGLGLERLVRILGGTQSIFEIDLFQPWLTTLPRIWGPLDDRSLRVMSDHLRSSIVILGDGVTPSPSGRGHILRRLIRRTLTTLWRDDPTRSLSDLPIELVDHTLGHFRQSVPSQDVRTILVEEESKFDLLLQRGRKVLSHRRFNGPLTGEDYHYLHDTHGLPRDLVVYLTTEAEAG, encoded by the coding sequence ATGATCACCACCGTCCAGACCGTGCAGACTTTCCTCGACTACTTCCGCGAACGCGGCCACCACCTGACTCCGGGCGGATCACTCATCCCTCCGCCGGGCGATCCTGTGCTGTTCACCAGTTCCGGGATGCATCCGTTGACCCCGTATCTGATGGGCCGGCCTCACCCGCAGGGCCGTCGGCTCACCGGCTCGCAGCGGTGCTTGCGCACCACCGATCTCGACGAGGTCGGCGACGACACCCATCTCACCGTGTTCGAGATGCTCGGGACGTGGTCACTCGGCGACTACAGCGGGCCGCAGAGCCTGCGCTGGGGGCTGGAACTCTTGCGCGACGGCTTCGGCATCGACCCCGGGCGGATGCACGTCACGGTGTTCGGCGGTGACGATCACGTCCGGCCCGACCACGAATCGTGGCGAACCTGGGACGAGCTGGGGCTACCGGTCGAACCGACCGTCGAGGAGAACTGGTGGTCCAACGGGCCGACCGGACTGTGCGGGCCCGACTCCGAGATCTTCGTCTGGACCGGACCCGACATGCCGCAGGGCACGCCGATGACCGACGACCGGTGGGTGGAGGTGTGGAATCACGTCATGATGCGCTACCTGCGCCATCCCGACGGCAGCCTCGAACCGATGCCACGGCCCTGCGTCGACACCGGTCTGGGGCTGGAACGGCTGGTGAGGATCCTGGGCGGCACACAGTCGATCTTCGAGATCGACCTGTTCCAGCCCTGGCTGACCACCCTGCCCCGGATCTGGGGTCCGCTCGACGATCGGTCGCTGCGCGTGATGTCGGACCATCTGCGATCGAGCATCGTCATCCTCGGCGACGGGGTCACACCGTCGCCGTCCGGCCGCGGCCACATCCTGCGGCGTCTGATCCGCCGCACCCTGACCACGTTGTGGCGCGACGATCCGACCCGCAGTTTGTCGGACCTGCCGATCGAGCTGGTGGACCACACCCTCGGGCACTTCCGGCAATCCGTGCCCTCCCAGGATGTGCGCACCATTCTGGTCGAGGAGGAAAGCAAATTCGACCTGTTGCTCCAGCGCGGGCGAAAGGTCTTGTCCCACCGACGTTTCAACGGACCTCTGACCGGCGAGGACTACCACTACCTGCACGACACCCATGGTCTGCCTCGCGATCTCGTGGTGTATCTGACCACCGAAGCCGAAGCTGGTTGA